One genomic window of Diospyros lotus cultivar Yz01 chromosome 8, ASM1463336v1, whole genome shotgun sequence includes the following:
- the LOC127808129 gene encoding uncharacterized protein LOC127808129 → MAIDDSFKKPGAIPFKWEIRPGVPKHQHQQQQQQPVSASSNLRRSSAAHQRSSPTAPTKLSPPPAGLRFRPPQPELWTRPFHSSPRTRSERYRLDRSLLVRREAVAAGCFPSPLAKRKGEKNGARVPVPVPRPEFGAEPEYASDLETPSRWSLSTRKSVSPSPFRDSPLSSSSFSSYRSSPHPVSEAEWAGFALF, encoded by the coding sequence ATGGCGATCGATGATTCCTTCAAGAAGCCAGGAGCCATCCCATTCAAGTGGGAGATCCGACCCGGTGTCCCCAAGCACCAACAtcaacaacagcaacaacaaccCGTGTCGGCGTCGTCCAATCTTCGCCGCTCGTCGGCGGCCCACCAGCGTTCGTCTCCCACTGCGCCAACAAAGCTCTCGCCGCCCCCCGCCGGGTTGCGCTTCCGGCCTCCGCAGCCGGAGCTCTGGACCCGGCCCTTCCACTCCTCTCCGCGAACCAGGTCCGAGCGGTACCGCTTGGATCGGTCCTTGCTGGTCCGACGCGAAGCCGTTGCTGCCGGTTGCTTTCCAAGCCCGCTGGCGAAGCGAAAGGGCGAGAAGAATGGAGCCCGCGTGCCCGTGCCCGTGCCCAGACCCGAGTTCGGGGCGGAACCCGAGTACGCTTCGGATCTGGAGACGCCGTCCCGGTGGTCCTTGTCGACTCGCAAGTCTGTGTCGCCGTCGCCGTTTCGCGACTCGCCCCTGTCTTCGTCGTCGTTCTCTTCCTACCGATCATCGCCGCACCCGGTGAGTGAAGCTGAGTGGGCCGGGTTTGCGCTTTTCTAG
- the LOC127807131 gene encoding pentatricopeptide repeat-containing protein At1g77405-like, whose translation MISSKPLLRSNNSLVNQVLSVIIQNRPFDAELAAAASNTQNTNQPWSIEAVSEVLRSIPRLLFHSTRSIGRQKSFRHCAPLKQRNLRDESNKARKGVLVLGPVAHRDPQKVNLGLKKALEFYYWVETYFGFTHNAITCREMACVLARASRLKALWEFLKDMARRANGELVTTTTMTYLIKVLGEEGLVNEALAAFYRMKQFHCKPDVYAYNTIIYALCRIGKFKKAKFLLEQMELPGFRCPPDTFTYTIMISSYCKYSMQTGCKKAIRRRLWEANHLFRAMLFKGFIPDVVTYNCLIDGCCKTNRIERALELFDNMNKNGCLPNRVTYNSFIRYYSAVNEIDKAIDMLRRMQKMDHGVPTSSSCTPIIHALCEAGRMLEARDFLVELVDRGSVPRDYTYSLVCKVLNTAGKDDLLDDELHKRIKDGIDKRYRQVMKVKPLMSCKNAI comes from the coding sequence ATGATCTCATCTAAGCCCCTGCTCCGTAGCAACAATTCTCTTGTAAACCAAGTGTTGTCTGTGATCATCCAAAACAGGCCATTTGATGCAGAGCTAGCTGCTGCAGCTTCCAATACTCAAAATACCAACCAGCCATGGAGCATTGAAGCTGTTTCTGAGGTTTTGAGATCTATACCCAGATTACTTTTCCATTCAACCAGATCCATTGGTCGTCAAAAAAGCTTCAGACACTGTGCTCCTCTCAAGCAAAGAAACCTTCGAGACGAATCTAATAAAGCTCGAAAAGGTGTTCTTGTTCTTGGTCCAGTTGCACATAGAGATCCTCAGAAGGTTAACTTAGGATTGAAAAAAGCATTGGAGTTCTACTATTGGGTTGAGACCTATTTTGGGTTTACCCATAATGCAATAACTTGCCGAGAGATGGCTTGTGTATTGGCTAGAGCCAGTAGACTGAAAGCCCTTTGGGAATTTCTCAAAGATATGGCAAGGAGAGCAAATGGTGAGCTTGTGACAACTACGACAATGACATATTTGATCAAAGTTCTTGGAGAAGAGGGATTAGTTAATGAAGCATTAGCTGCATTCTATAGGATGAAGCAATTTCACTGCAAACCAGATGTTTATGCATATAACACAATCATTTATGCTCTTTGCAGGATTGGAAAATTTAAAAAGGCAAAGTTTTTGTTGGAGCAAATGGAATTACCAGGGTTTAGATGCCCGCCTGATACATTCACATACACAATCATGATTAGTTCTTACTGCAAGTACAGCATGCAAACTGGGTGCAAAAAGGCCATTAGGAGGAGGTTGTGGGAAGCAAACCACTTGTTTCGTGCTATGCTCTTCAAGGGTTTTATTCCTGATGTTGTAACTTACAACTGTTTGATTGATGGTTGTTGTAAGACAAATAGAATTGAGAGAGCCTTAGAATTGTTTGATAACATGAACAAAAATGGATGTCTCCCAAACCGGGTCACCTATAATTCTTTCATTAGGTACTACAGTGCTGTTAATGAGATTGATAAGGCTATTGACATGTTGCGAAGGATGCAAAAGATGGACCATGGGGTTCCCACTTCAAGTTCATGTACTCCAATTATTCATGCTCTGTGTGAAGCTGGAAGGATGTTGGAGGCTAGGGATTTTCTGGTCGAGCTAGTTGATAGAGGCTCAGTTCCTAGAGACTATACATATAGCTTAGTTTGTAAGGTGCTGAACACAGCAGGAAAGGATGATCTGTTGGATGATGAATTACATAAAAGAATTAAGGATGGCATTGACAAAAGATATAGACAAGTAATGAAGGTGAAACCATTGATGTcatgcaaaaatgcaatttAA